A single genomic interval of Terriglobus albidus harbors:
- a CDS encoding tetratricopeptide repeat protein has protein sequence MPTEITTSDSYSRQDVLRILRLHPRQLAGWERAGLSVVKESYSFEDLVRLRRLRDLSTSRISSRSIRAGIDAMRRVSGMTNPLVEAASIARRGSRLVFRHSGALVDPVAQQLLFDFDPQTSRPLAVVHAHEAAIDKAMQVQEMFLQAVQLEEHTATIGQAQQIYVDLLELDPNHAPGCINLGTIYYNQKLYGRAEQLYRRATIADPSYALAFFDLGNVLDELQRLPEAVEAYKRAIALSPSYADAHYNLALTYERCAERRRALPHWLAYVRLDPIGPWATHARSQARRILAGEKLSIVKRHASK, from the coding sequence GTGCCGACCGAGATAACCACAAGCGATAGCTACAGCCGTCAGGATGTGCTTCGTATTCTGCGGCTCCATCCCCGGCAACTGGCCGGGTGGGAGCGTGCCGGCCTCTCCGTCGTCAAAGAAAGTTACAGCTTTGAAGATCTGGTGCGTCTGCGCCGTCTGCGCGATCTCAGTACTTCACGCATCTCATCCCGCTCTATCCGCGCCGGTATCGACGCCATGCGTCGCGTCTCAGGAATGACCAACCCGCTGGTTGAGGCCGCTTCCATTGCTCGTCGCGGCTCCCGTCTGGTCTTTCGTCACTCCGGCGCTCTGGTGGATCCGGTAGCGCAGCAGCTTCTCTTCGACTTCGATCCGCAGACATCGCGTCCACTCGCTGTAGTGCACGCCCATGAGGCGGCCATCGACAAGGCGATGCAGGTGCAGGAGATGTTCCTGCAGGCGGTGCAACTGGAAGAGCACACCGCGACCATCGGTCAGGCACAACAGATCTATGTCGACCTGCTGGAGCTCGATCCGAACCACGCTCCAGGCTGCATCAATCTCGGCACCATCTACTACAACCAGAAGCTCTACGGTCGTGCCGAGCAGCTCTACCGTCGCGCTACGATTGCCGACCCCAGCTACGCATTGGCTTTCTTCGACCTTGGCAACGTCCTGGACGAGTTGCAGCGGCTTCCCGAGGCTGTTGAGGCTTACAAGCGCGCCATCGCTCTGTCGCCCTCCTATGCCGACGCGCATTACAACCTGGCGCTGACCTACGAGCGTTGCGCGGAGCGCCGCCGGGCGCTGCCGCACTGGCTCGCCTATGTCCGCCTGGACCCCATCGGCCCCTGGGCCACCCACGCACGCAGCCAGGCCAGGCGCATCCTGGCCGGCGAAAAGCTGTCCATCGTGAAACGTCACGCAAGCAAATAG
- a CDS encoding DUF59 domain-containing protein: MTVEEIRRALRDCFHPALKLNVEALGLIDDINVSPDKDAPGAGIPGVPQKHIVRLSVYRPTEDETATAMMTELIRNRLYGFPETGTVEITLLDGWTPQRLTDEAREQLAAQLRPQQLVQIRAKG; this comes from the coding sequence ATGACTGTCGAAGAGATTCGCCGGGCCCTGCGTGACTGCTTCCACCCTGCACTGAAGCTGAACGTAGAAGCTCTGGGCCTGATCGACGACATCAACGTCTCTCCTGACAAAGACGCGCCGGGAGCAGGAATTCCCGGCGTTCCGCAGAAGCACATCGTCAGGTTGTCGGTGTATCGTCCGACTGAGGATGAGACGGCGACGGCGATGATGACGGAGCTGATTCGCAATCGCCTCTACGGCTTCCCCGAGACCGGAACGGTCGAAATCACCCTGCTGGATGGCTGGACACCGCAACGGCTAACAGACGAAGCCCGCGAACAGCTTGCGGCACAGTTGCGGCCGCAACAGTTGGTGCAGATAAGAGCTAAAGGTTGA
- a CDS encoding polyprenyl synthetase family protein yields the protein MSVETILTEAVTVTDAALERLLPGPDAQPHSIHRAMRHSTFAGGKRLRPALVLEAARMVAGNLPEGVEECGAAIEMLHTYSLIHDDLPALDNDDLRRGKPTCHVVFGEAIAILAGDALQTTAFQTLAHLKCPATSAVQILREVAIAVNTGVGADGLAPGMIGGQVVDIESEGKKPTAELVEAIHRSKTGALITVSIVAGGLYAGASAEDVARLRTFGEKLGLAFQIVDDVLDLTQDSAQLGKTAGKDAATDKATWPAVYGLEKSIADADAMIREAYDAIAPWGEAAEPLKTIARFLVERKH from the coding sequence ATGTCTGTTGAAACCATCCTTACCGAAGCCGTCACGGTGACGGACGCCGCGCTGGAGCGTTTGCTGCCCGGCCCCGATGCCCAGCCCCACTCCATTCACCGCGCCATGCGCCATTCGACCTTTGCCGGCGGGAAACGTCTTCGGCCCGCGCTGGTGCTCGAGGCCGCGCGGATGGTTGCAGGCAATCTGCCCGAGGGCGTGGAAGAGTGTGGCGCAGCCATCGAGATGCTGCACACCTATTCGCTGATCCACGACGATCTTCCGGCGCTGGACAACGATGACCTGCGCCGCGGCAAGCCCACCTGTCATGTGGTCTTCGGCGAAGCCATCGCCATCCTCGCCGGCGACGCCTTGCAGACAACCGCCTTCCAGACACTGGCTCATCTAAAGTGCCCAGCGACATCCGCGGTGCAGATTCTTCGCGAGGTTGCCATCGCCGTGAATACCGGCGTTGGCGCCGATGGACTCGCTCCCGGCATGATCGGCGGGCAGGTGGTGGATATCGAGAGCGAGGGCAAGAAGCCGACGGCAGAGCTGGTAGAGGCGATTCACCGCTCGAAGACCGGAGCCCTGATCACGGTCTCCATCGTTGCCGGCGGCCTGTATGCCGGAGCATCCGCGGAGGATGTGGCGCGCCTTCGCACCTTCGGCGAAAAGCTGGGCCTGGCCTTCCAGATCGTGGACGACGTGCTGGACCTCACGCAGGACTCCGCCCAACTGGGCAAGACGGCAGGCAAGGACGCCGCAACCGACAAGGCCACCTGGCCCGCGGTCTACGGCCTCGAAAAGTCGATTGCCGATGCCGATGCCATGATCCGCGAAGCGTATGACGCCATTGCCCCCTGGGGAGAAGCAGCAGAACCGCTGAAGACGATTGCCCGCTTCCTCGTCGAACGGAAACATTAG
- a CDS encoding DUF6599 family protein, with protein sequence MSAQQPAQGKTPSTTVQLPPAPLLPQSLGTWTLSDQKPAVTDTGLNDVINKELGVKRSQAGVYTSGNNQLSIVATQYMDATGAYAAFASLRQAGTHAAPAKIGNEADVKGNEVLFWSGPTLVSASFQTQPDYKALETLTNGLPKLGGAAGRAPGLLSYLPKSGLRAESVKYAVGPATYQHDGGQLNPSLVDFSKSPEIATGQYPHGTFVAIYYPTPTIAGDRSRALLKDLLDHLPAGATTDSIAVRRAGPIVAITYGQFTAEEANKLLDQVHYETNVTWNKPEGYISEASKAARLLVNIILGVFAMGLAALVLGAFFGGGRALIRVLQGKPASSMHDAEFIHLDLRQDLRQDAPPPPRQN encoded by the coding sequence GTGTCTGCCCAGCAGCCGGCGCAGGGGAAAACGCCGTCGACCACAGTGCAGCTTCCTCCGGCGCCGCTACTCCCGCAGTCGCTTGGCACTTGGACCCTCAGCGATCAGAAGCCCGCTGTCACCGATACAGGCCTCAACGACGTCATCAACAAAGAGCTGGGTGTAAAGCGGTCGCAGGCCGGCGTTTACACTTCCGGAAACAATCAGCTCTCGATCGTCGCGACGCAGTATATGGATGCAACCGGCGCTTATGCGGCCTTCGCTTCGCTGCGGCAGGCGGGCACACACGCCGCTCCGGCAAAGATCGGCAATGAGGCTGATGTGAAGGGAAACGAGGTGCTCTTCTGGAGCGGACCAACGCTGGTCTCCGCATCGTTCCAAACGCAGCCTGACTACAAAGCATTGGAGACATTGACCAATGGCCTGCCGAAGCTTGGCGGCGCCGCCGGCCGCGCTCCGGGACTGCTCTCGTATCTGCCGAAGTCAGGTCTTCGTGCGGAGAGCGTGAAGTACGCCGTTGGTCCCGCGACCTATCAGCACGATGGCGGGCAGTTGAATCCATCCCTCGTAGATTTCTCTAAGTCGCCTGAGATCGCCACGGGGCAATATCCCCACGGCACCTTCGTTGCGATCTACTATCCCACGCCGACGATTGCCGGCGATCGCTCGCGTGCGCTGCTGAAAGATCTGCTCGATCATCTGCCTGCAGGAGCGACAACAGACTCCATCGCAGTTCGGCGAGCTGGTCCTATTGTTGCGATCACCTATGGTCAGTTCACCGCGGAAGAGGCCAACAAGCTTCTTGACCAGGTGCACTATGAGACCAACGTCACCTGGAACAAACCAGAGGGCTACATCAGTGAAGCCAGCAAGGCAGCACGTCTGTTGGTCAACATCATCCTTGGTGTCTTTGCCATGGGTCTTGCTGCATTGGTGCTGGGTGCATTCTTCGGTGGAGGCCGTGCGTTGATTCGCGTGTTGCAGGGGAAACCTGCCTCATCGATGCATGATGCCGAGTTCATTCACCTTGATCTGCGCCAGGATCTGCGTCAGGACGCTCCACCCCCGCCTCGGCAAAACTGA
- a CDS encoding M20/M25/M40 family metallo-hydrolase: MTSSRILSLLALTCSMVSTLAAQQSEFDKVRTYANAHRHEIVAEYLKLLSLPNIHGDAKALQANADLLAAMMKKRGLDTEIWPTSSGVPMVFGEKRVPGAKRTILFYIHYDGQPVDVKRWAQPDPFVPVVRTDGIEAGGELVTDLSSATFPDAWRIYARAAGDDKAPIEAMLCALDAIGSTQKENVKIFLDGEEEGGGKGLAEVIQKYPEKLRSDLLVILDGPQHPSGPTIYYGARGGASVNVTVYTAKQGMHSGNYGNWMPDANVRLAQLIASMVDSTGKVVIPGFYSDVLPFSTEAKAMIDAVPDQSAQMQRDFGVGSLDGAAHSLQEGLNLPAFSVHTMKGGEVGGVIAANATAEIAMRLVKENRPQVMAERVIDFIRAQGYYIVDKDPDVAMLASHAKVAKVTSRALTATSGGAWRTDPNDPQAVFATNALKAVWGDKVVRIRTLGGSVPASPFIDAFHVPTVGVSIANYDDNQHTDNENIRLGNLFDGMTTLASLMLQ; the protein is encoded by the coding sequence GTGACGAGTTCCCGTATTCTGTCTCTTCTTGCACTTACCTGCAGTATGGTCTCTACCCTGGCGGCGCAGCAGTCAGAGTTCGACAAGGTTCGCACGTACGCTAACGCACATCGCCACGAGATTGTCGCAGAGTATCTCAAGCTGCTGTCGCTCCCGAATATTCATGGAGACGCGAAGGCGCTGCAGGCGAATGCCGATCTGCTGGCCGCGATGATGAAGAAGCGCGGTCTGGATACAGAGATATGGCCGACGAGCAGTGGGGTTCCGATGGTTTTTGGAGAGAAGCGAGTTCCGGGAGCCAAACGGACGATCCTCTTCTATATCCACTACGACGGCCAACCGGTGGATGTAAAACGGTGGGCGCAACCGGATCCATTTGTCCCCGTCGTGCGGACCGACGGCATCGAAGCCGGTGGCGAGCTGGTGACCGATCTGTCGAGCGCAACCTTTCCAGATGCATGGCGGATCTATGCACGCGCTGCGGGAGATGACAAAGCTCCGATCGAGGCGATGCTCTGCGCTCTGGACGCGATTGGATCCACACAGAAGGAGAACGTAAAGATCTTCCTCGATGGCGAAGAGGAAGGCGGCGGCAAAGGTCTGGCCGAAGTGATTCAGAAGTATCCGGAGAAGCTTCGCTCCGATCTCCTGGTCATACTCGATGGGCCGCAGCATCCTAGCGGGCCGACCATCTATTACGGCGCGCGTGGCGGAGCCAGCGTCAACGTAACCGTCTACACCGCCAAACAGGGGATGCACAGCGGCAACTACGGCAACTGGATGCCAGACGCCAATGTGCGCCTGGCGCAACTGATCGCATCGATGGTGGACAGCACGGGCAAGGTCGTCATCCCCGGTTTCTACAGCGATGTGCTTCCCTTCTCTACCGAGGCGAAGGCAATGATCGACGCGGTACCCGACCAGAGCGCGCAGATGCAGCGCGACTTCGGCGTCGGATCGCTGGACGGGGCGGCGCATTCGCTGCAGGAGGGTCTTAACCTTCCCGCGTTCAGCGTGCACACGATGAAAGGCGGCGAGGTCGGTGGTGTGATTGCCGCCAACGCGACCGCAGAGATCGCGATGCGGCTGGTGAAAGAGAACCGTCCTCAGGTGATGGCGGAACGGGTCATCGACTTCATCCGCGCGCAGGGCTACTACATCGTCGACAAGGATCCGGATGTGGCAATGCTTGCGTCGCATGCGAAGGTGGCCAAGGTGACCTCGCGGGCTCTCACTGCCACGAGCGGCGGAGCGTGGAGAACAGACCCGAACGATCCTCAGGCAGTATTCGCAACCAACGCGCTGAAAGCTGTCTGGGGAGACAAGGTCGTGCGCATTCGCACGCTGGGCGGCAGCGTGCCGGCTTCACCATTTATCGATGCGTTTCATGTGCCGACCGTGGGGGTATCGATTGCGAACTATGACGATAACCAGCACACGGATAACGAGAATATCCGGTTGGGGAATCTATTTGACGGCATGACGACGCTGGCGAGTTTGATGCTGCAGTAG
- a CDS encoding amylo-alpha-1,6-glucosidase produces the protein MPRILHLPVLAALQLLSMPSAHAQSLPLDRAYLQRDFRAADAFALNANPLVIPRAARPNQPFSVTGERGAILGQQDGSFELWLLPVKIFHNAKLSARLEGYPALIDLNAQAAEIEVRPDHTTITYSHAAITVKQHMFIPRGQPAGQATAVVLFEVHASRPAAITLSLDPSLERQWPAPNFGRPNGSWIPAGTGGAYLLETDNPAFFGAIAMPQATHGDIRPYQERPQTTPLTFTFTYDPAKDDAHFFPLLCSVADLSSGTQQDRRALLEKTFAAGDHVQDLYRSTADYFAHFFDQRLTAHTPDKKFDEALQWAEVAIEQSKITRSDGAGLAGGWYTSGDSARPGFGWFFGRDTLWTLYAVNSYGDFTLSRQALEFLISHQREDGKMMHEYSQTAEAVEWTKLPYLYASADATPLFVMQMEDYVRATGDIAFLRTHWDNVKRAYAFTRAHTTAGAFDNSQGTGWVEEWLPKLPHQEVYLVALDQQSSEAMSRLATLMKDAEASASAVSTAKSIATLLKEFRGSDGMYAFSRDTDGAYEHVPSIFSSVAWWNGHLSLPDANPMFAAWAGSQFSTDWGTRSVASSAAIYDPISYHHGSVWPLYTGWVSMAEFRSGHSLSAIEHLRQNMQLTWLQDPGFVTEVLSGKFYQPLGRSSSHQLWSSAMVLSPAIRGLFGIEADAQRHALYAHPQLPADWNEATLKNVRVGDDFYTVTMRRVDGSLEVEATSEKPTTLTLAADSEAPAAPQKPSTHHVLRLPLPAVEVALPLAQPREGEETSGLKVVDQQLTDRRLTLTLEAPAGTSQQLRVRTNTKRKLVLHATGGELHDDILRLSFEGTPQSSPKYMSKTVTLTW, from the coding sequence ATGCCACGCATTTTGCATCTGCCCGTTCTTGCTGCACTGCAGCTTCTCTCTATGCCGAGTGCACACGCACAATCACTGCCGCTCGATCGCGCGTACCTGCAGCGTGACTTCCGTGCCGCCGATGCGTTTGCGCTGAATGCGAATCCACTCGTCATCCCTCGTGCTGCCCGCCCCAATCAGCCCTTTTCTGTAACAGGAGAGCGCGGAGCCATTCTCGGCCAGCAGGATGGAAGCTTTGAGCTGTGGCTGCTCCCCGTGAAGATCTTTCACAACGCAAAGCTCTCGGCGCGGCTTGAGGGATATCCGGCACTCATCGATCTGAACGCCCAGGCCGCGGAGATCGAGGTCCGTCCCGACCATACGACGATTACTTACTCGCATGCGGCGATTACGGTGAAGCAGCACATGTTCATCCCGCGTGGACAGCCCGCCGGCCAGGCGACAGCGGTGGTGCTCTTCGAAGTGCACGCATCACGCCCCGCGGCAATTACGCTCTCACTCGATCCAAGCCTGGAACGCCAGTGGCCCGCGCCGAACTTCGGCCGTCCGAACGGTAGCTGGATTCCCGCCGGCACCGGCGGCGCCTATCTGCTGGAGACGGACAATCCCGCTTTCTTCGGCGCTATCGCCATGCCGCAGGCGACACATGGCGATATCCGTCCTTATCAGGAGCGTCCACAAACCACACCGCTGACCTTTACCTTTACCTACGATCCTGCAAAGGACGATGCGCATTTTTTCCCGCTGCTATGTTCTGTCGCAGATCTGTCGAGTGGCACACAGCAAGACAGGCGCGCGCTGCTGGAAAAGACCTTTGCCGCCGGCGATCACGTTCAGGACCTCTATCGATCTACGGCAGACTACTTCGCTCATTTCTTCGATCAGCGTCTGACCGCTCACACGCCCGACAAGAAATTTGATGAAGCTCTGCAGTGGGCCGAGGTGGCAATCGAGCAATCGAAGATTACGCGCAGCGATGGCGCAGGTCTCGCCGGCGGATGGTATACCTCGGGTGATTCAGCACGCCCAGGCTTCGGCTGGTTCTTCGGCCGCGACACGTTGTGGACGCTCTATGCGGTGAATAGTTATGGCGACTTCACTCTCAGCCGCCAGGCGCTTGAGTTCCTTATCTCGCATCAGCGCGAAGACGGCAAGATGATGCATGAGTATTCGCAGACAGCCGAAGCGGTGGAGTGGACAAAGCTGCCGTATCTCTATGCCTCCGCCGATGCGACGCCTCTGTTCGTCATGCAGATGGAAGACTATGTCCGCGCTACGGGTGATATTGCGTTCCTGCGGACGCACTGGGACAACGTGAAGCGGGCCTATGCATTTACCCGCGCTCACACCACCGCGGGCGCCTTCGATAACTCGCAGGGTACGGGCTGGGTGGAAGAGTGGCTGCCGAAGCTGCCGCATCAGGAGGTCTACCTGGTCGCTCTCGATCAGCAGAGCAGTGAAGCCATGTCGCGGCTGGCAACGCTGATGAAGGATGCGGAAGCCTCTGCGTCCGCAGTCAGTACGGCAAAGTCGATTGCAACGCTCCTCAAGGAGTTCCGCGGCAGCGACGGCATGTATGCCTTCAGCCGCGATACCGATGGAGCGTATGAACATGTGCCGTCGATCTTCTCCAGCGTCGCATGGTGGAACGGACATCTGAGTTTGCCGGATGCAAATCCGATGTTTGCTGCGTGGGCAGGCTCGCAGTTCAGCACGGACTGGGGAACGCGTTCGGTGGCGAGTTCAGCGGCGATCTACGATCCCATCAGTTATCACCACGGCTCAGTGTGGCCGCTCTACACCGGCTGGGTCAGTATGGCGGAGTTCCGCTCCGGACACAGTCTTTCGGCGATTGAACATCTGCGTCAGAACATGCAGCTTACCTGGCTGCAGGATCCCGGCTTCGTTACTGAGGTCTTGTCAGGCAAGTTCTATCAGCCGCTGGGGCGCAGCAGTTCGCACCAGTTGTGGTCGTCGGCGATGGTGCTCTCGCCTGCCATCCGTGGGCTCTTTGGAATTGAAGCGGATGCACAGCGGCATGCTCTGTATGCCCACCCCCAACTGCCGGCGGATTGGAACGAAGCCACATTGAAGAACGTTCGCGTTGGCGATGACTTCTACACGGTCACCATGCGGCGCGTCGACGGATCACTGGAAGTGGAGGCTACTTCGGAAAAGCCGACGACACTCACGCTGGCTGCGGATTCTGAAGCGCCCGCAGCTCCGCAGAAGCCATCGACGCATCATGTACTTCGCCTGCCGTTACCGGCGGTTGAGGTGGCTCTCCCGCTTGCGCAACCGCGGGAGGGAGAAGAGACCTCAGGGCTCAAAGTCGTCGATCAACAGCTGACGGATCGTCGTCTGACGCTCACCCTGGAAGCGCCCGCAGGAACGTCACAACAATTAAGGGTGCGGACGAACACCAAGCGGAAACTTGTGTTGCACGCCACCGGCGGGGAACTTCATGACGATATATTGCGGCTTTCTTTCGAAGGAACGCCACAGTCCTCGCCGAAGTACATGTCCAAAACCGTCACTCTGACCTGGTAA
- a CDS encoding MFS transporter, whose translation MSKAQKHTPLPFLGLACAVGVSSIYYNQPLLVEMGHTFGATSGATGYVAVATQVGYALGMLAFVPMGDLKERRGLMLRMYAAVSIALLLTAAAQSLPWLIAASALVGLLASVTHIVLPIAPDLASDEERGRAIGTVMTGLLLGVLLARTFSGWVSRIHFGAAAGWRTVFVVAAVINLSFVPMLRRTMPALPPKHKLSYGEAIRSLWTLWSSQRLLRESAAMGALIFASFSCFWTTLAFFLGTRYGLGAGVAGTFGVVGAAGAVVAPLAGRMADRHGPRYVLSWALVTLAASFVWLWVQDRLHMPMAAHVGAMVVGVIVLDMGAQMSQIANQTRIFGLDASARSRLNTVYMTVYFTGAAVGSALVTFAWVHWQWNGVCILALALLSVAALVHATGKKGPCSMDHIPVEEERVLEV comes from the coding sequence ATGAGTAAGGCCCAAAAGCACACCCCACTGCCATTTCTTGGTCTTGCCTGCGCTGTGGGCGTGTCCAGCATTTACTACAACCAGCCATTGCTGGTGGAGATGGGTCACACCTTCGGCGCCACCAGCGGAGCCACCGGATATGTCGCCGTAGCGACGCAGGTGGGCTATGCGCTGGGCATGCTGGCCTTTGTCCCCATGGGCGATCTGAAGGAGCGCCGTGGCCTCATGCTCCGCATGTACGCCGCGGTCTCCATTGCGCTGCTTCTGACGGCTGCCGCCCAGTCGCTGCCATGGCTCATCGCTGCGAGTGCGCTGGTGGGCTTGCTGGCTTCCGTAACGCACATCGTGCTGCCGATTGCCCCCGACCTTGCCAGCGATGAAGAGCGGGGCCGTGCGATCGGCACCGTGATGACCGGTCTGCTTTTGGGCGTACTGCTGGCCCGCACCTTCTCCGGCTGGGTCAGCCGGATCCACTTCGGGGCGGCCGCGGGCTGGAGAACGGTCTTCGTCGTCGCTGCGGTGATCAACCTCAGCTTTGTACCCATGCTGCGCCGCACCATGCCTGCGCTGCCGCCCAAGCATAAGCTCAGCTATGGCGAGGCCATCCGCTCCTTATGGACACTGTGGTCGAGCCAGCGGCTGCTCCGCGAGTCGGCTGCGATGGGCGCACTCATCTTTGCTTCTTTCTCCTGCTTCTGGACTACGCTGGCCTTCTTTCTCGGTACCCGCTATGGTCTCGGAGCCGGTGTTGCCGGCACCTTCGGTGTCGTCGGCGCAGCCGGAGCTGTCGTCGCTCCGCTTGCAGGACGCATGGCAGACCGCCACGGACCGCGCTACGTCCTCTCCTGGGCGCTGGTAACGCTTGCGGCCAGCTTTGTCTGGTTGTGGGTGCAGGACCGCTTGCATATGCCGATGGCGGCTCACGTGGGCGCCATGGTGGTTGGCGTCATTGTCCTCGATATGGGCGCGCAGATGTCGCAGATCGCCAACCAGACCCGCATCTTTGGCCTCGACGCCTCAGCCCGTAGCCGCCTGAACACGGTCTACATGACGGTGTACTTCACGGGCGCGGCCGTCGGTTCAGCCCTGGTGACCTTCGCCTGGGTGCATTGGCAGTGGAATGGCGTCTGCATCCTGGCGCTGGCCCTGCTGAGCGTCGCCGCGCTGGTGCATGCGACTGGAAAGAAAGGCCCCTGCTCGATGGACCACATCCCGGTGGAAGAGGAGCGGGTGCTGGAAGTTTAG
- a CDS encoding peroxiredoxin family protein codes for MQNARRRVGFVLLITCAFASTLMPSAYGQRNVHAVLVATANRKAAPVFHLANSNGKRVQISDFRGKVVLLNFWATECGGCVLEIPSFIELHHAYEAKGFTALGISADIPYEGLKNEHEAWGKVRPFVRSNHVNYPIVMGNDAVIKSYGFASYPATYLIDKSGRIAATYVGIVSKEDVEGNIKRLIAE; via the coding sequence ATGCAGAACGCTCGCCGCAGAGTTGGATTCGTTCTTCTAATTACGTGTGCTTTCGCATCCACCCTCATGCCATCTGCCTACGGGCAGAGGAATGTTCACGCCGTTCTTGTCGCCACGGCCAATCGGAAAGCTGCTCCGGTCTTTCATCTTGCCAATTCGAATGGAAAAAGAGTTCAGATCTCGGATTTTCGTGGAAAGGTCGTTCTGCTGAACTTCTGGGCGACAGAGTGCGGCGGCTGCGTGCTGGAGATCCCTTCGTTCATCGAACTTCATCACGCCTACGAAGCTAAAGGCTTCACCGCCCTCGGTATCTCGGCGGATATCCCTTATGAAGGGCTGAAGAATGAGCATGAGGCGTGGGGAAAAGTGCGGCCGTTTGTCCGCAGCAATCACGTCAACTACCCGATCGTGATGGGCAACGACGCGGTTATCAAGTCGTATGGCTTTGCTTCGTATCCGGCGACATACCTGATCGACAAATCGGGACGCATTGCTGCAACCTACGTGGGCATCGTAAGCAAAGAGGATGTTGAGGGCAACATTAAGCGTCTTATTGCGGAGTAG